In Prunus dulcis chromosome 1, ALMONDv2, whole genome shotgun sequence, the following are encoded in one genomic region:
- the LOC117617974 gene encoding uncharacterized protein LOC117617974, whose amino-acid sequence MVGSGSAGGDLRTPQFNGSNYDFWSVNMETILIAYDLWDAVEIGIRPQPIIEQEAGSEDELFPRIRNEKTAKGAWEILRSEFRGDKKVRAVKLQAIRADFEYLRMNDVESLDDYLARFFETVNNLKSLGEDVTEKRIVQKLLMSLSRRYKSIVSIIEETRDLDTIRVEEILASVKVYDKREDLHDERDKLAGTEKAFSSLRVGNNQASGANKSSQGKQNQKWQGQNKKGSNWSQGGNFNNNNGSNWNNGSGGNWNNSFNSQNKQGSSSQGGVKPQCQVCQKFHFGVCRHKGKPRCGKCNRFGHLTKDCDNGKQVANCAKEEEVTTETMFYACHASSIASSRSVWFVDSACSNHMTSQESLLINLDKSVTRKVKMGTDDLVQAT is encoded by the exons ATGGTGGGATCAGGTTCTGCAGGTGGAGATTTACGAACTCCACAGTTCAATGGTTCAAACTATGATTTTTGGTCAGTAAATATGGAGACTATCCTCATAGCATATGATCTATGGGATGCAGTGGAGATTGGAATACGACCACAGCCGATTATTGAGCAGGAAGCAGGCTCTGAAG ATGAACTCTTTCCACGCATCAGAAATGAGAAGACTGCAAAAGGTGCTTGGGAAATTCTAAGAAGTGAGTTCAGAGGAGATAAAAAGGTAAGAGCTGTGAAACTACAAGCTATTAGAGctgattttgaatatttgagaATGAATGATGTTGAATCTCTGGATGACTACTTGGCTCGATTTTTTGAAACTGTAAACAACCTGAAATCTCTAGGAGAAGATGTAACAGAGAAAAGGATTGTTCAAAAATTGTTGATGAGTCTAAGTAGGAGGTACAAGTCCATAGTGTCAATCATTGAAGAAACCAGAGACCTTGACACTATTAGAGTTGAAGAAATTCTTGCATCTGTCAAAGTCTATGATAAGAGAGAGGATCTACATGATGAAAGGGATAAATTGGCAGGAACTGAGAAAGCTTTTAGCAGTCTTAGAGTTGGAAATAATCAAGCTTCTGGAGCTAACAAAAGTTCTCAGGGaaagcaaaatcaaaaatGGCAAGGACAGAACAAAAAGGGCTCAAATTGGTCTCAAGGTGGAAACTTTAACAACAATAATGGCTCAAATTGGAATAATGGCTCTGGAGGGAATTGGAACAACAGTTTCAATTCACAAAACAAGCAAGGAAGTAGTAGTCAAGGAGGTGTGAAACCACAGTGCCAAGTCTGTCAGAAGTTTCATTTTGGTGTGTGCAGGCACAAAGGCAAACCTAGATGTGGAAAATGCAATAGGTTTGGTCATTTAACTAAGGACTGTGACAATGGCAAACAAGTTGCAAACTGTGCAAAGGAGGAAGAGGTAACCACAGAAACAATGTTCTATGCTTGTCATGCAAGTTCAATTGCATCAAGCAGGTCTGTGTGGTTTGTTGACAGTGCTTGCAGCAACCACATGACCTCTCAAGAGTCCTTGTTGATCAATCTTGATAAATCAGTGACCCGCAAAGTGAAAATGGGCACTGATGATCTTGTTCAAGCCACATGA